The following coding sequences lie in one Pseudorca crassidens isolate mPseCra1 chromosome 2, mPseCra1.hap1, whole genome shotgun sequence genomic window:
- the KIAA2013 gene encoding uncharacterized protein KIAA2013 homolog, translating to MWLQQRLKGLPGLLSSSWARRLLCLLGLLVLLLWFAGSGARQAAGGLQLLPWPRGEPGAAEPSACLEAATRAWRGLRERGEAVPLGPGVPALVANGFLALDVVANRLWVTPGEREPAVAPDFVPFVQLRPLSALSEAGESVLLLREGLLRRVRCLQLGTPGPGPAAAGPGPASASGLVTGSGRDCVLLQEDFLAHRGRPHVYLQRIQLNNPTERVAALQTVGPTAGPVPKAFTSTLEKVGDHQFLLYSGRSPPFPTGLVHLLVVAAKKLVNRLQVAPKTQLDETVLWVVHVSGPLNPQVLKSKAGKELKVLQDLARKEMLELLEMPAAELLQDHQRLWAQLFSPGVEMKKITDAHTPSGLTVNLTLYYMLSCSPAPLLSPDLSHRERDQMESTLNYEDHCFSGHATMHAGNLWPGRLSSIQQILQLWDLWRLTLQKRGCKGLVRAGAPGILQGMVLSFGGLQFTENHLQFQADPDVLHNSYALHGIRYKNDHINLAVLADPEGKPYLHVSVESRGQLVKIYACEAGCLDEPVELTSAPQGHTFSVMVTQPITPLLYISTDLTHLQDLRHTLHLKAILAHDEHMAQQDPGLPFLFWFSVASLITLFHLFLFKLIYNEYCGPGAKPLFRSKEDPSV from the exons ATGTGGCTGCAGCAGCGGCTTAAGGGGCTGCCGGGACTGCTGTCGAGCAGCTGGGCCCGCCGCCTACTCTGCCTGCTCGGCCTCCTGGTGCTGCTTCTGTGGTTCGCGGGCTCCGGGGCGCGGCAGGCGGCGGGCGGTCTGCAGCTGTTGCCCTGGCCCCGCGGCGAGCCGGGCGCCGCCGAGCCCTCTGCCTGTCTGGAGGCAGCCACCCGCGCGTGGCGCGGCCTGCGGGAGCGGGGCGAGGCTGTACCACTGGGCCCCGGAGTGCCGGCCCTGGTGGCCAACGGCTTCCTGGCCCTGGACGTGGTCGCCAACCGGCTGTGGGTGACCCCTGGGGAGCGGGAGCCCGCCGTGGCGCCGGACTTCGTGCCCTTCGTGCAGCTGCGCCCGCTGAGCGCGCTCTCTGAAGCTGGAGAGTCAGTGTTGCTGCTGCGGGAAGGGCTGCTGCGGCGGGTGCGCTGCCTGCAGCTCGGGACTCCGGGTCCCGGCCCTGCGGCCGCCGGCCCGGGCCCCGCCTCGGCCTCCGGCCTCGTCACGGGATCCGGCCGAGACTGCGTGCTGCTGCAAGAGGACTTTCTGGCGCACCGGGGCCGACCCCACGTCTATCTGCAGCGCATCCAGCTCAACAACCCCACAGAACGCGTGGCCGCGCTGCAGACTGTCGGGCCCACTGCCGGCCCGGTCCCCAAGGCCTTCACCAGCACCCTGGAGAAGGTCGGAGACCATCAGTTCCTCCTCTACTCGGGCCGGTCCCCGCCTTTTCCCACGGGGCTGGTGCACCTGCTGGTGGTGGCCGCCAAGAAGTTAGTGAACCGTCTCCAAGTGGCTCCCAAGACGCAACTGGACGAGACTGTGCTGTGGGTGGTGCACGTCTCTGGCCCTCTTAACCCCCAGGTGCTCAAAAGCAAAGCAGGCAAGGAGCTCAAGGTGCTCCAGGACTTGGCACGGAAGGAAATGCTGGAGCTCTTGGAGATGCCGGCGGCGGAGCTGCTTCAGGACCACCAGCGCCTCTGGGCCCAGCTCTTCAGCCCAG GTGTGGAAATGAAGAAGATCACCGATGCTCACACTCCATCAGGCCTGACCGTGAACCTGACGCTGTACTACATGCTTTCCTGCTCCCCCGCGCCACTGCTCAGCCCCGACCTGAGCCACAGGGAGCGAGACCAGATGGAGTCGACACTCAACTATGAAGATCACTGCTTCAGCGGCCACGCCACCATGCACGCTGGGAACCTCTGGCCGGGCCGCCTGTCCTCCATCCAGCAGATCCTGCAGCTCTGGGACCTGTGGAGGCTGACCCTGCAGAAGCGCGGCTGCAAGGGGCTGGTGCGGGCGGGCGCCCCGGGCATCCTGCAGGGCATGGTGCTCAGCTTCGGCGGCCTGCAGTTCACCGAGAACCACCTCCAGTTCCAGGCTGACCCCGACGTGCTGCACAACAGCTACGCCCTGCATGGCATCCGCTACAAGAATGACCACATCAACCTGGCCGTGCTCGCGGACCCCGAGGGCAAGCCGTACCTGCACGTGTCTGTGGAGTCCCGCGGCCAGCTCGTCAAGATCTACGCCTGCGAAGCGGGCTGCCTGGACGAGCCTGTGGAGCTGACCTCGGCGCCCCAGGGCCACACCTTCTCGGTCATGGTGACGCAGCCCATCACGCCGCTGCTCTACATCTCCACTGACCTCACGCACCTGCAGGACCTGCGGCACACGCTGCACCTCAAGGCCATCCTGGCCCACGACGAGCACATGGCCCAGCAGGACCCCGGGCTGCCCTTCCTCTTCTGGTTCAGCGTGGCCTCCCTCATCACCCTCTTCCACCTCTTCCTATTCAAGCTCATCTACAACGAGTACTGTGGGCCTGGCGCCAAACCCCTCTTCAGGAGTAAG GAAGATCCCAGTGTCTGA